Proteins from a single region of Aureibacter tunicatorum:
- a CDS encoding TolC family protein, whose amino-acid sequence MKRARRNAWVLIGLVLIMVMPSCRTLSLKKQPQAKEQARKSVSLQKVEIPDTWIIDREDDDSADEFAWVMELKTPKLDSLMDQLIAHNADLQASYSRMEMMEAGLKVSKSELFPKVGFAAAEGTGLFKGKSAVDQFLFQASWEPDLWGKLRYEAKSAESAYFSAQHSNERLLQVLLARLVRNWHTAQGVKNQQEVVEQMLDTALDLKRLTEHRLEIGIADPTDLNLLNAEISNYYKQIEQIEFTYGQVQRSIEVLVGEFPDADIMTDAWNLKLNHNIPENLSANLLDSRPDIMAAQFDVERAFYDEVVAQKLRLPSLKVSAPLGVANSDVLGLKSSFSDPLYAINGAVNLPVFSGGALKANIEAKNAVQKESVANYSKVVLNALAEVENSLSANYSLKKRRLHTLQAIEDLKEIVKISSVKYEVGQTDMLSLHQYRMKLLNEELNLININTEDAVQRINLFLSLGGNFDDL is encoded by the coding sequence ATGAAAAGAGCAAGACGAAATGCATGGGTGTTGATTGGGTTGGTACTGATCATGGTTATGCCATCATGCAGGACATTGAGTTTGAAAAAACAGCCTCAAGCTAAAGAACAAGCGAGAAAGTCAGTGTCTTTGCAAAAAGTGGAGATCCCGGACACTTGGATAATAGATCGTGAAGACGATGATTCAGCGGATGAATTTGCATGGGTGATGGAATTGAAGACGCCAAAACTAGACTCCTTGATGGATCAGTTGATCGCTCATAATGCGGATTTGCAAGCGAGCTATTCCAGAATGGAAATGATGGAAGCTGGTTTGAAAGTATCGAAATCCGAGTTGTTTCCTAAAGTCGGGTTTGCTGCCGCTGAGGGAACAGGCTTGTTCAAAGGCAAGTCGGCTGTGGATCAGTTTCTTTTTCAAGCGAGTTGGGAACCCGATCTATGGGGGAAATTGAGATATGAAGCGAAAAGCGCGGAGTCAGCTTATTTCTCTGCTCAACATAGCAATGAAAGACTGCTTCAAGTGCTTTTGGCTAGGCTTGTGAGAAATTGGCATACAGCTCAAGGGGTTAAAAACCAGCAAGAGGTCGTGGAGCAAATGCTGGATACGGCTTTGGATTTGAAAAGGTTGACTGAGCATCGTTTGGAAATAGGCATAGCGGATCCGACGGATTTGAATTTGCTGAATGCCGAGATCTCAAATTATTACAAGCAGATCGAGCAGATCGAGTTTACCTACGGACAGGTTCAGCGATCCATTGAAGTCTTGGTTGGAGAGTTTCCGGATGCTGATATTATGACAGATGCTTGGAATCTGAAGCTTAATCATAATATACCTGAGAATTTGTCGGCGAACTTGCTTGACAGCAGACCTGATATCATGGCTGCTCAGTTTGATGTGGAAAGGGCTTTTTATGATGAAGTGGTAGCTCAGAAGCTGCGATTGCCTTCTTTAAAGGTTTCAGCTCCCTTGGGTGTTGCGAATTCGGATGTTTTGGGCTTGAAAAGCTCGTTTAGCGATCCATTGTACGCGATCAACGGGGCCGTGAATTTGCCAGTCTTTTCCGGAGGAGCTTTGAAAGCGAATATAGAAGCGAAAAATGCTGTTCAAAAAGAAAGCGTGGCGAATTACTCCAAAGTAGTATTGAACGCCCTTGCTGAAGTGGAAAATTCCCTTAGCGCCAATTATTCTCTGAAGAAGAGAAGACTGCATACATTGCAAGCTATTGAGGACTTGAAAGAGATTGTGAAAATTTCGTCGGTGAAGTACGAGGTGGGGCAAACTGACATGCTTAGCCTGCATCAATATAGAATGAAATTGCTGAACGAGGAACTTAATTTGATCAATATTAATACAGAAGATGCCGTGCAAAGAATCAATTTATTTCTTTCATTGGGCGGCAATTTTGATGATTTGTAA
- a CDS encoding HlyD family secretion protein codes for MLELGLLVYAAVCWLIIKKYKLLPWNMTTKVTVYTIPIVAIIIIVLLMNVLTPISSHVRVVNRSVEIVPQVRGRVVGIHVAPNQRVAKGDTLFQIDPTPYKYKVSQLKATLNRVRAELESSNYQLKAARENTESIEIKLELAKTRTGEYKALMDKGAGNKFDFERSENDVEHLKAQLASAKATEAKIASVLTATYEGDQVSIAELKAQLDKAVWDLSQTTVIAPRNGIIRNLQLREGAMVVAMPFKSAMTLIEDEQAVVAFFMHNELFNIQNGDEVEVSIKTLPGQVFKGEVEDIIWANGQGQLSYSGLLPKSLENQPEGQYAVKFKFPEEVESFPAGAVGTSVVYASTAEPFYIIRKVMVRIDSKINYLVPKLH; via the coding sequence ATGCTAGAGTTAGGATTATTGGTATATGCGGCGGTTTGTTGGTTGATTATTAAGAAGTACAAACTGTTGCCTTGGAATATGACGACTAAAGTGACAGTCTACACCATTCCGATAGTAGCGATTATAATTATCGTGTTGTTGATGAATGTTTTGACCCCGATTTCAAGCCATGTCAGAGTGGTGAATAGATCGGTTGAAATAGTGCCTCAAGTGAGAGGAAGAGTGGTAGGAATCCATGTGGCTCCCAATCAGCGAGTGGCAAAGGGAGATACATTGTTTCAAATAGATCCAACACCTTACAAATACAAGGTGAGTCAATTGAAGGCTACGCTGAACAGAGTGAGAGCGGAGCTTGAAAGTAGCAATTATCAATTGAAAGCTGCGAGAGAGAATACGGAATCAATAGAAATAAAGCTTGAATTGGCCAAGACAAGAACAGGCGAGTATAAAGCTTTGATGGATAAAGGGGCTGGCAACAAGTTTGATTTTGAGCGAAGCGAAAATGATGTGGAACATCTCAAAGCTCAACTTGCTTCCGCGAAAGCGACCGAAGCGAAGATAGCTTCAGTATTGACAGCTACTTATGAAGGAGATCAGGTAAGCATCGCCGAGTTGAAGGCGCAATTGGACAAGGCTGTCTGGGATTTGAGTCAAACGACAGTCATTGCGCCGAGAAATGGAATTATTAGAAACTTGCAGTTGAGAGAAGGAGCTATGGTAGTGGCGATGCCTTTCAAGTCAGCGATGACGCTTATAGAGGATGAGCAAGCTGTTGTAGCATTTTTTATGCACAACGAGTTGTTCAATATTCAAAATGGAGATGAGGTGGAAGTGTCTATAAAGACATTGCCGGGGCAAGTATTCAAAGGAGAGGTTGAGGATATCATTTGGGCCAATGGCCAAGGACAGTTGTCTTACTCAGGGTTATTGCCCAAAAGTTTGGAGAATCAGCCTGAAGGACAATATGCTGTCAAGTTTAAATTTCCCGAAGAAGTCGAGTCTTTTCCTGCGGGAGCTGTAGGCACAAGTGTGGTTTATGCCAGCACAGCAGAGCCTTTTTACATCATTAGAAAGGTGATGGTGAGAATCGATAGCAAGATCAATTATTTGGTGCCAAAGCTTCACTGA
- a CDS encoding DUF3302 domain-containing protein gives MKRKFLIMLYSTQVVSISQALASGKNVDAVADVLTWVVLFVIPVVGLTVFWKLHIFPEKVAEQRNHPQKDAIQALCILSLFIGGMLWPLALVWAYSKPFDIKLKGGKTNDELKEIEI, from the coding sequence ATGAAAAGAAAGTTTTTGATCATGTTGTATTCGACTCAAGTCGTGTCAATTTCGCAGGCGCTGGCTTCGGGTAAGAATGTCGATGCGGTGGCGGATGTGTTGACTTGGGTTGTGTTGTTTGTCATTCCAGTAGTAGGTCTTACGGTGTTTTGGAAGTTGCATATATTTCCAGAGAAGGTGGCAGAACAAAGAAATCACCCGCAAAAAGATGCCATTCAAGCATTATGCATTTTATCATTGTTCATTGGAGGGATGTTGTGGCCTCTGGCTTTGGTATGGGCGTATTCCAAACCTTTTGATATCAAGTTGAAAGGCGGGAAGACGAATGATGAATTGAAAGAGATTGAAATTTAA
- a CDS encoding transglutaminase domain-containing protein, with amino-acid sequence MIKKLLSILILIQAFTPLAGQGLNNFTLAEIPDSLLSNSNVIIRDQHEAQIIDEAFNYEYKISQTVTILNATGKSYAYQRLNYDANTKVTLCQATIYNKHGKVVKKIRGNDVKDYSHWDGFSVALDDRYKLIDASYGEYPYTITFEMGTKSKGYYNLRSWFPLKSSKVAIVSASMTIESPHENAFRDYPYLVENIEKAQTPQKAFYKASVSNVKPRAGFESYFPTIKQVPHIRFVANEFKYDGHHGSFKNWREYSDWNSKLQEGRDILSDELKAKIDQSVPSDADDETKARILYDWLQSNTRYVSIQLGIGGMQTMSAEEVASNGYSDCKGLTNLMKSMLKHTGVKSHYAIIGAGADADDFDPDIPMDYFNHVFLCLPNQGDTIWLECTSQTTPFGYLGYFTSDRWAVLTESDNHPLVRTKAYSSKDNTKNLHAIVYLNSNGDAAVKTNLAFQGTLTENFSDIELLPSDELNKKLHRYFDLNHFDLNSKKFSYKKDIIPQIEIDLDLKAKGLSSTSGKRMFITLNTIDKTPNRAKGISSSRTYDIIQKYAYSVSDTIIYHLPENYALESVPKTIEKNYDFGNFKAETIYDENKHQITYTKSLTVLKSRIPASNAKTWIDFWKSISKYDRKKVVLVQKI; translated from the coding sequence ATGATAAAGAAATTGCTTAGCATATTGATCCTTATTCAAGCCTTCACCCCGCTAGCAGGTCAAGGCTTGAATAATTTCACTCTGGCTGAAATACCCGATTCTTTGCTCTCCAACTCAAATGTCATTATCAGAGACCAGCATGAAGCCCAAATCATCGATGAAGCATTCAACTATGAATATAAAATAAGCCAAACCGTAACCATCTTGAATGCCACAGGAAAATCCTACGCCTATCAACGATTAAACTATGACGCCAACACTAAAGTAACTCTCTGCCAAGCGACAATCTATAACAAGCATGGCAAAGTGGTCAAAAAAATCAGAGGCAATGATGTGAAAGACTATAGCCATTGGGACGGTTTTTCTGTCGCCCTTGACGATCGTTATAAACTCATCGACGCGAGTTATGGAGAGTATCCATATACGATCACTTTTGAGATGGGAACAAAAAGCAAAGGCTATTATAACTTAAGGTCTTGGTTTCCATTGAAAAGCTCAAAAGTGGCCATAGTTTCAGCTAGCATGACCATTGAATCGCCTCATGAAAACGCATTCAGGGATTACCCATACCTTGTTGAAAATATTGAAAAAGCCCAAACTCCGCAAAAGGCCTTTTACAAAGCCTCAGTAAGCAATGTAAAACCTCGCGCAGGATTCGAAAGCTATTTTCCAACAATAAAACAAGTTCCCCATATTCGATTTGTGGCAAATGAATTCAAATACGATGGCCATCATGGTTCATTTAAAAACTGGAGAGAGTATAGCGACTGGAACAGCAAGCTGCAAGAAGGAAGAGATATTCTCAGCGATGAACTTAAAGCTAAAATTGATCAATCCGTACCCAGCGACGCTGATGACGAAACAAAAGCGCGCATACTCTATGACTGGTTGCAATCCAACACTAGATATGTCAGCATTCAGCTGGGAATTGGAGGCATGCAAACCATGTCTGCGGAAGAAGTAGCCTCCAATGGATACAGTGATTGCAAAGGCTTGACCAATTTGATGAAGTCTATGCTAAAACACACAGGTGTAAAATCCCATTATGCGATTATAGGAGCTGGGGCGGACGCTGACGACTTTGATCCTGATATACCTATGGATTATTTCAACCATGTGTTTTTATGCTTGCCCAACCAAGGCGATACTATTTGGCTGGAATGCACAAGCCAAACCACTCCATTTGGGTACTTGGGTTATTTCACCAGCGATAGATGGGCCGTTCTTACCGAATCAGACAACCATCCTTTGGTTAGGACCAAAGCTTACAGCTCAAAAGACAATACAAAAAACTTGCACGCAATCGTCTATTTAAACAGCAATGGAGACGCAGCTGTTAAAACCAACTTGGCTTTTCAAGGCACCCTGACCGAAAACTTCTCAGATATCGAACTATTGCCCAGTGACGAACTCAACAAAAAGCTGCATCGTTATTTTGACTTGAATCACTTTGATCTCAACTCTAAGAAATTCTCCTACAAAAAAGACATCATTCCTCAAATTGAAATAGATCTTGACCTCAAAGCCAAAGGCTTGTCATCCACCAGCGGCAAAAGGATGTTTATCACTCTCAATACTATAGACAAAACACCCAACAGGGCAAAAGGCATCAGCTCAAGCCGAACATACGACATAATTCAAAAATACGCTTATTCAGTAAGCGACACTATCATTTATCATCTACCAGAAAACTATGCCTTGGAATCTGTTCCAAAAACTATTGAAAAAAATTACGACTTCGGGAATTTCAAAGCAGAAACTATTTATGACGAAAACAAACATCAAATCACATACACTAAATCCTTGACCGTATTGAAATCGAGAATTCCAGCTTCAAATGCCAAGACTTGGATAGACTTCTGGAAATCAATCTCCAAATACGATCGAAAAAAAGTAGTGCTTGTGCAGAAAATATAG
- a CDS encoding MmcQ/YjbR family DNA-binding protein: protein MDIESYRTYCMSKKGVEEGLPFDENVLVFKVAGKIFALTDINDFEYVNLKCEPERSIELRESYEGIKPGYHMNKKHWNSVYIGADVNERMLMELTDDSYNLVYSKLPAKVRKELEEDKGA from the coding sequence ATGGATATAGAATCGTACAGAACATATTGCATGTCTAAAAAGGGAGTGGAAGAAGGCTTGCCTTTTGACGAGAATGTTTTGGTATTCAAGGTCGCAGGCAAAATATTTGCTTTGACGGATATCAATGATTTTGAATACGTCAATCTCAAGTGCGAGCCGGAGAGAAGCATTGAATTGCGCGAAAGCTATGAGGGAATAAAGCCCGGCTACCATATGAATAAAAAGCATTGGAACAGCGTGTATATTGGCGCGGATGTGAATGAGAGGATGTTAATGGAATTAACAGATGATTCTTACAATCTGGTGTATTCGAAGTTGCCGGCTAAGGTTAGAAAGGAGCTGGAAGAAGATAAAGGAGCATAG
- a CDS encoding DNA-3-methyladenine glycosylase I, with protein MSTEKSNRCQWCLKDDLYKAYHDNEWGKPLHDDTKLFEMLILEGAQAGLSWHTILIRRQNYAKAYDQWDYEKIAQYKQEKVDALLQDSGIIRNKLKVNASISNAQAFIRVRKEFGTFDNYIWSFTDGKTIDNKPKTLEDVPATSELSDTISKDLKKRGFKFVGSTICYAYMQAIGIVNDHILDCDFRE; from the coding sequence ATGTCCACTGAAAAATCAAACCGTTGCCAATGGTGTCTCAAAGACGATCTATACAAAGCCTACCATGATAACGAATGGGGAAAACCTCTCCATGATGACACCAAGCTATTCGAAATGCTCATTCTCGAAGGAGCTCAAGCTGGACTTAGCTGGCATACTATTCTTATCAGACGCCAAAACTACGCAAAAGCCTACGACCAATGGGATTATGAAAAAATCGCCCAATACAAACAAGAAAAAGTAGACGCATTGCTTCAAGACTCAGGCATCATCCGCAACAAGCTTAAGGTAAACGCAAGCATCAGCAACGCTCAAGCCTTCATTCGAGTTAGAAAAGAGTTCGGCACTTTTGACAATTACATATGGTCCTTCACTGACGGCAAAACCATCGACAACAAGCCCAAAACGCTTGAAGACGTTCCCGCTACCAGCGAGTTGTCCGATACTATCAGCAAAGACCTAAAAAAAAGAGGCTTCAAATTCGTCGGCTCCACTATTTGCTACGCATACATGCAAGCCATAGGCATAGTGAACGACCACATACTGGACTGCGATTTTCGAGAGTAA
- a CDS encoding SPOR domain-containing protein, whose amino-acid sequence MDDIKILALEERSKAIVEIIVKHLSQFGQIVIPDFGTITIRKDSSEEPFFNPFIKNDNGVLKQLIADQLSVSEEKALSLSSVLKKDIDIALGSYDEIEVEGIGIFYKDLNNQYAIRKRNPFLKNFYCAKSGGYKPEDSKPTNEAPSATQAKNNLVEPEDSPLKSQQSIEESHTANAETDITKAQEEKKINNTDDELVSDETSKKPEEISVESEILKNSILRNDDNKATPVSKNSFSNEIKEEKKSSFFKYAFLPFIMLFGLIGFYFGQNQAQNQQTSTTEEVPASHLAVQVSENEATNSVNASLDKTNENEVEVKTSTPTSKHISDNSKEASPEPVVIEKTIENNKKTEIDNDGNSVEPSSEESTTVNNITKAKENELPDSMKDFFNWQENERYHVVTGTFKSLEFAKEYEEKLESKGLRSFTFMANDSMYVVTHSSFTEKDEAFGNMETLRKGDYPDAWFYKSYSKPVE is encoded by the coding sequence ATGGATGACATAAAAATCTTAGCGCTTGAAGAACGATCGAAAGCAATTGTCGAGATCATCGTCAAACACCTGAGTCAATTTGGGCAAATTGTCATACCAGATTTCGGCACGATCACCATCAGGAAAGACTCTTCCGAAGAGCCTTTTTTCAACCCATTCATCAAAAATGACAATGGAGTGCTTAAGCAATTGATCGCTGATCAACTCTCAGTCTCTGAGGAAAAAGCATTGTCGCTTTCTTCCGTGCTTAAGAAAGACATAGACATCGCGCTTGGATCTTATGATGAAATAGAAGTTGAAGGCATAGGCATATTTTATAAAGACCTCAACAACCAATACGCAATAAGAAAGAGAAATCCGTTTCTTAAAAACTTTTATTGCGCTAAAAGCGGAGGCTACAAACCGGAAGATTCCAAGCCAACCAATGAAGCACCTTCCGCTACTCAAGCAAAGAATAATTTAGTAGAGCCAGAAGACAGCCCGCTGAAGAGTCAACAATCAATAGAGGAATCCCATACAGCTAATGCTGAAACCGATATAACCAAAGCTCAAGAAGAGAAAAAAATTAATAATACCGACGACGAGCTTGTAAGCGATGAAACATCGAAAAAACCGGAAGAAATAAGCGTTGAATCAGAAATACTGAAGAACTCAATACTTCGGAATGATGACAATAAAGCAACACCGGTTTCGAAAAATTCTTTCAGCAACGAAATCAAAGAAGAGAAGAAAAGCAGCTTTTTCAAATACGCATTCCTTCCTTTCATCATGCTATTTGGCCTTATAGGCTTTTACTTTGGCCAGAATCAGGCGCAAAATCAACAAACTTCAACAACAGAAGAAGTTCCAGCTTCGCATTTAGCTGTCCAAGTCAGCGAAAATGAAGCAACAAACAGCGTGAATGCTTCACTGGACAAAACGAATGAGAATGAAGTGGAAGTGAAAACTTCAACTCCAACGTCTAAGCATATTTCAGACAATAGCAAGGAAGCTTCTCCAGAGCCTGTAGTCATTGAAAAGACTATTGAAAACAATAAAAAAACGGAAATTGACAATGACGGAAATTCAGTCGAACCAAGTTCTGAAGAGTCAACTACTGTGAACAATATCACCAAAGCGAAGGAAAATGAACTGCCTGACAGCATGAAAGATTTTTTCAACTGGCAAGAAAACGAAAGGTACCATGTAGTGACAGGCACATTCAAAAGTCTGGAATTCGCCAAGGAATATGAAGAAAAGCTTGAGTCAAAAGGCTTAAGGTCTTTCACATTCATGGCCAACGACTCCATGTATGTGGTGACCCACAGCTCTTTCACCGAAAAAGACGAAGCTTTCGGAAATATGGAAACATTGAGAAAGGGAGACTACCCTGACGCTTGGTTTTACAAAAGCTATTCAAAGCCCGTTGAATAA
- a CDS encoding outer membrane beta-barrel protein, whose amino-acid sequence MKKLLCVLFCGIFMIWSHAGFGQAAILALIFGDKVASENFNLSLEIGGNLSYISDVPDGKIAFGVNFGLGANIKLSDKFYLVPQFQPLQPKGNRYKGSLQTGIAELDSLYQDKTVHRRLSYIDVPVYIYYRPIERWRFGIGPKVGFLTKAVDFYENGGNSLELDVKDQLSKTDFGVAVDVMFEVSNFRGGKGVNIHVNYYQGLVELEKGTSRRNGVLGVTLGFPFISDEQLEKNNAKKK is encoded by the coding sequence ATGAAAAAATTACTCTGTGTGCTTTTTTGCGGGATTTTTATGATATGGTCGCATGCGGGCTTTGGGCAAGCGGCTATTCTCGCTTTGATATTTGGAGACAAAGTGGCGAGCGAAAATTTTAATCTAAGTCTGGAAATAGGAGGAAATCTCTCATACATCAGCGATGTGCCGGATGGCAAGATTGCTTTTGGGGTTAACTTTGGTTTAGGCGCCAATATCAAGTTGAGCGACAAGTTTTATTTAGTGCCTCAATTCCAGCCTCTGCAACCCAAAGGAAATCGTTACAAAGGGTCGCTTCAGACAGGAATCGCTGAGTTGGACAGTTTGTATCAAGACAAGACGGTGCATAGAAGGCTGTCTTATATTGATGTGCCTGTATACATCTATTACAGACCCATCGAAAGGTGGAGATTCGGCATTGGCCCGAAAGTCGGTTTTTTGACAAAGGCGGTGGACTTCTATGAAAATGGAGGCAATAGCTTGGAGCTTGATGTCAAGGATCAGTTGAGCAAGACAGACTTTGGCGTCGCGGTGGATGTGATGTTCGAAGTCTCCAATTTTAGAGGAGGAAAAGGAGTGAATATACATGTCAATTACTATCAGGGTTTGGTGGAGCTGGAGAAAGGAACGAGTAGGAGAAATGGCGTACTTGGCGTGACATTGGGCTTTCCTTTCATATCGGATGAGCAATTGGAGAAGAACAATGCAAAAAAGAAATAG
- a CDS encoding TlpA disulfide reductase family protein, which yields MYRYLIMYLALPMIILASCQSKTQNKKQTSNSEPNIASGKYLGTIINQNGAEVPFFIRLSENLQTITLINGKDEVILDEINYKDDSIEVILLNYDGKLIFKPEDNTLNGRYVKADYQLPFTAKKGESLDRFEGMNETPARNITGKWQTTFISPEGKKTEAIGILDQIGNKITGSFLTPSGDYRFLEGVVSGNKVMLSTFDGGFLYLFTAEIINDELTNGKFHSGKSYLATWSATANENAKIKDLSMETYLKEGFEKISFSFPNLDSKTVSLEDEKFKDKVVILQILGSWCPNCLDEMKFLSPYYNENKDKGLEIIGLAFEKAENLESAQKKLNKLKKRFDVNYELLFAGKREKGATAKALPMLSKVVSYPTTIFIDRKGNIRKVHAGFSGPGTGEYYDKYVEEFNDLMNELLNEVSI from the coding sequence ATGTACCGATACTTAATAATGTATTTGGCGCTGCCAATGATTATACTGGCTTCATGCCAAAGCAAAACACAGAACAAAAAGCAAACTTCCAATAGCGAGCCAAACATCGCTAGCGGAAAATACTTAGGGACAATTATCAACCAAAATGGCGCTGAAGTACCTTTTTTCATTCGTCTTTCGGAAAACCTGCAAACCATAACTCTCATCAACGGTAAAGACGAAGTCATCCTCGACGAGATCAATTACAAAGACGACTCAATAGAAGTGATACTATTGAATTACGACGGAAAACTCATATTCAAACCTGAAGACAATACCCTCAATGGAAGATATGTCAAAGCAGACTACCAATTGCCATTCACTGCCAAGAAAGGAGAATCTCTTGATAGATTCGAAGGCATGAATGAAACTCCGGCCAGAAACATCACCGGCAAATGGCAAACCACATTCATTTCTCCCGAGGGTAAAAAGACAGAAGCAATTGGCATCCTCGACCAAATAGGCAATAAAATAACCGGAAGCTTTTTGACTCCATCAGGGGATTATAGATTTCTGGAAGGTGTCGTAAGCGGCAATAAAGTGATGCTTTCCACTTTCGATGGAGGCTTTTTATACTTATTCACCGCTGAGATCATCAATGATGAATTGACAAATGGAAAATTTCACTCAGGCAAAAGCTATCTGGCAACATGGTCGGCTACCGCCAATGAAAACGCGAAAATAAAAGACTTGAGCATGGAGACTTATCTGAAAGAAGGCTTTGAAAAGATCTCTTTCTCCTTCCCTAATCTTGACAGCAAAACTGTCAGCTTGGAAGACGAGAAGTTCAAAGACAAAGTTGTCATTCTCCAAATCCTGGGCTCATGGTGCCCTAACTGTCTGGATGAAATGAAGTTTTTATCGCCTTATTACAACGAGAATAAAGACAAAGGACTTGAAATCATCGGCTTGGCTTTCGAAAAAGCAGAGAACTTAGAGTCAGCGCAAAAAAAGCTCAACAAGCTAAAGAAACGATTTGATGTGAATTATGAACTTCTTTTCGCAGGCAAAAGAGAAAAAGGCGCTACTGCGAAAGCGCTTCCTATGCTTTCAAAAGTAGTCTCTTATCCGACAACGATATTCATCGATCGCAAAGGAAATATCCGCAAGGTGCATGCGGGCTTCTCAGGCCCAGGCACAGGAGAATACTACGACAAATATGTGGAGGAATTCAACGACTTGATGAACGAGCTTCTGAATGAGGTCTCGATTTAG
- a CDS encoding DUF6567 family protein, which yields MLRKSILLLAISAGLSSCAFHMGGLTGNASLGNNNFQVVDFAIGTANTTQVLGIGGLKKDGLVLEAKRNLYANRPLKKGQALANVTVDFKRSYYFLVSTTEVTVTAEVVDFNDVKDTMNKENIDMMMNGENHSDQSFNMNEQIYVSASIKDSDISDLIIARVIDFKGTNRLQVQFESNEGELVTRKVSKNFIFKIEENDANKESFGFNIGDRVKYFSNSYAEPVIGKVIGLNSERLLIHYYDDENKKERKKIVQKKRTKLF from the coding sequence ATGTTAAGAAAGTCAATACTTTTACTCGCTATATCAGCAGGGCTTAGCTCATGCGCATTCCACATGGGAGGTCTTACAGGAAACGCCTCTTTAGGCAATAATAATTTTCAAGTCGTTGACTTTGCTATCGGAACGGCCAATACCACGCAAGTATTAGGGATTGGAGGTTTGAAAAAAGACGGATTGGTCTTGGAAGCGAAACGCAACCTGTATGCAAACCGACCGCTAAAAAAAGGACAAGCTTTGGCCAATGTCACTGTTGACTTCAAAAGATCTTATTACTTTCTTGTTTCAACTACAGAAGTGACCGTCACAGCCGAAGTAGTGGACTTCAATGATGTCAAGGATACTATGAACAAAGAAAATATTGACATGATGATGAATGGAGAAAACCACTCTGATCAATCCTTCAATATGAACGAGCAAATTTATGTATCCGCTTCCATAAAAGACAGCGACATCAGCGACTTGATCATAGCAAGAGTTATTGACTTCAAAGGGACTAATAGGCTTCAGGTGCAATTCGAAAGCAATGAAGGAGAGCTAGTAACAAGAAAGGTCAGCAAGAATTTCATCTTTAAAATTGAAGAAAACGATGCCAATAAAGAATCCTTTGGCTTTAATATCGGCGATCGTGTAAAATATTTTTCAAACAGCTATGCCGAGCCCGTAATAGGAAAAGTGATTGGCTTAAACTCCGAAAGGTTATTGATTCATTATTATGATGATGAGAATAAAAAGGAACGCAAGAAAATCGTTCAGAAGAAGAGAACAAAATTATTTTAA
- a CDS encoding REP-associated tyrosine transposase → MSRKYKVRDQSKLYFITFTVVHWVDVFTRAEYKDIFISSLQYCQVNKGLEVYAYVIMSNHVHLIVGASGLNKLEEIIRDLKKYTSKRIIKAIEANLKESRKEWMLSIFEKAGKNNCNNKNFQFWKQDYHPIEVSNNKIMDQKLEYIHENPVKAGLVTTAECYLYSSASNYYGLNGLLEIKFIE, encoded by the coding sequence ATGAGCCGAAAATATAAAGTTAGAGATCAATCAAAATTATACTTTATTACTTTTACCGTAGTGCATTGGGTTGATGTGTTTACAAGAGCGGAATACAAGGATATATTTATCAGCAGTTTACAATATTGTCAAGTTAACAAAGGGTTGGAAGTGTATGCTTATGTAATCATGAGCAATCATGTTCACTTAATAGTAGGTGCAAGTGGCTTGAATAAACTGGAAGAAATAATTAGGGATCTTAAAAAGTATACGTCCAAACGGATAATTAAAGCGATAGAGGCAAATTTGAAGGAGAGTAGAAAGGAATGGATGCTTTCTATATTTGAAAAGGCAGGAAAGAATAATTGCAATAACAAGAACTTTCAATTTTGGAAGCAGGATTATCATCCAATTGAAGTTTCGAACAACAAGATCATGGATCAAAAACTTGAGTATATACATGAAAATCCTGTTAAAGCGGGCTTGGTTACGACTGCTGAGTGTTATTTATATAGTAGTGCCAGCAATTATTATGGATTGAATGGCTTGTTGGAAATTAAATTTATAGAGTAG